The nucleotide sequence TAAGACATTCCCATTGGTATCTTTTGTTCTCTTTGCCACTGCATAACCTCTGAATATTCCTCAAAAATCTCCAAGCTTAATTCTTCAGGTGTCATTGGAATCTTTTTAGGGCGTTTTCCGGTCCACGCTTTATCCATTTTAATCACATCATTTTCAATAGCTTCAAGAAGTTTAACATCATTCCCATCGTGAGTTGGCAAATAAAATTGAATTGCTGTTGGAATATCCAGCATCACTTGCCCACGTCCAACAATTTCTTCTTGAGTCACTCTCTCTCGTCCCATCACTGCAACCACTTCAGACTCATCATTTAGATAAAGCACCATCTTAGTTTTGATATTTGACATCATGCTCATGCGCACTGCGCCTACTCGTCCTACGGTCATGATAAGGTATAGTCCTAGGGCTGCCCCTTCACGCAATAGTTGAATGAGTAAATTATCAATATCTTCTTTCCTACGGTCTTGTTGCCCTAAGCCATCATAACTGTCTAATATAGTGATAATGATAGGAAGCTTTTCTTTTGTTTTTGCCTCATACTGAGAAAGGGATGCAACTCCTACTTTCTTAAACAAGCTCTTTCGATAGAATAATATAGAAGAAATTCGTTCCATCATTTTTTGAAGCTTTTCTACCTCTTCCAACATCACGATATCTGCTACATGCGGCAATTCCTTGAGTGGCAATAAGCCATTATTCCCAAAATCAATAAGATTGAACTGAATCTGCTCAGGTGTATTTTGCCTTGCCAAATTCATGACAATTGTTTGAAGTACAGTTGATTTACCATAGCCCGGACTTGAAAAGATAGCCGTATGACTAGAATCCGTAATATCAAAAGTATAGTTCTCTTGAGTCTGCTTGCTTGGAATATCAAGGAGACCCAATGGAATTTTTGTATTGAGTTCTGCTGTTTGAGTTACCTCTGGTGTTGGAATCTTACTTTCCAAATTAGGTAACCAAGGTTTAGCCGGAAGTGTTAAGTTTGATGCCTCAAACACACGATTGACTTCCGAAATAACAGCTTCAAGTTGTGTAGGTAAGTCACTTGTGTCATGTCCTTGAACCACTTCCTCGCCTGGATCGTAAACCAGTTCCGTTTGACCAATACCGTTAATTTGATAAATACGCTCATCGACAGTTTCTACCGTAGTGTCATCTGGATCATAAGGAACTCCTGCATAACCACTTTGAAAAAGCTCATAGACCTCGTTTTCACCAACCTTTATATATCCACGTCCCGGCTGCGTTATATGTGCTGCATCATGTGTTTTTAAAAGTTCATTAGAATCTTGCTCACTTGCCATCTTAAGAGCAATTTTACTCGTTGAGTTGGCTTCTATTTGGTCATTGACAACGCCACTTGGCTTTTGAGTTGCTAAAATCAAATGTACTCCAAGAGAACGTCCGATACGTGCCACAGAAGTCAACTCATCTAAGAACTCGGGAACATTTGATTTTAACTCCGCAAATTCATCAGAGACCAAAATCAAATGTGGAATCGGTTTTTCAGGATATTTCGTATCAGGTTTAGGATTTAAGCGGCTCTTATAAAGACTCATATAGCCGTTTATGTTATTCACTCCGAACTTAGCGAATTCTTTCATACGCTTATCCATTTCAGCCTTGATACTTGCTAATGCTCTGGCAGTTCCTGCTCCATCCAAGTTTGTAATAGATCCCATGAAATGTGGGAGTTTATCCAAGGTATTAGCGATACCTCCACCCTTCCAGTCAATGATGAGCATTCCAATATCTTCTGGAGAGAAGTTAATAGCAAGTCCGATTAGGTAAGTTGTTAAGAATTCAGACTTACCAGAACCTGTAGTACCACCCACCAAAGCATGTGGTCCATGAACCCTCTCATGCAAATCCCAATACATATATTCCGATTTTCCACGCCAACCAATAAGAGATTTAATTGACTTATTAGGCTCAGCGCTTGCCCAGCGCTCCTGGATATCCAATTCCTCAACCTTTTTAACTTCGTATTGGTCAAGCAAACTTAAACTTTCGGGAATCGCATTTTTCTCTACTTCAACGTGCTCTAAATTAGTGAGCTTACGAAGGCTCTTTTCAAGTAATGGTACATCTCCGTATGGTTCGAAAGATTTGGCCACATAGATTTTATTATCATTAATGATTTCGCCTGCACTTTGGTTTTTGTATTCTACAAGTGCAGTAACTGTTTCAGTAAGAAGTTTTTGATCTTCCTTACACCAGATAACTGTCACTCCAAGCTCACTCATATCCTCTGCCAAAAATTCGTTAATACCATGACCTGATAGGTAAGAGTCGTCAAAAATCGTAAAAATATAATGTGGTACAAATTTTGGTTTTTCTTTCCCTGCGTCTTTTAGTACTTGTTTACGCTTGTTCAAAATCTGATAGAAAGAATTTAAGAGAAGATCACGTGTATGGGCATTATGAACAATACCACGCATATTCAATTCTTGAATTTTGAAATGAGGGAGAAGTCGCCATTGTATCCAATCTTTTCGATAACTTTTCTCTGGCACAAGACTCAAGAAATTGACATCTCTATAAGAATGGAAGAAAGCCACTTGTAGTAATAAATTAGCAACTGCGGTTTTTAGTACAGGATAGGTTCCAACCAATCCCAAAGTTTGCGTGCTCAAATTAAGAGTTATTGGTACTTCTCGTTGCGTCGAAAAGTGTTCAACAAGGTGCTTAACACGCAGTGACTTCTCATCATTATCTCGATCATTAATATCCGAATCAACAGATAAATTAGATGCTTGATTTCCAGTGCCGAGCGTAACCACTAAGAAATCTTTGTCACTTGCCATCCTCTCATAAATTCGAGAATTGTAAGTTTCAATCATTTCAGCTAACTTTTCAGGTGAGGGATTTCTAAAATGCAATACTTCTGTTTCTTCATCATATTTATCAGAAATTTCAGCTACCGCCTTGATAAGGTATTGCTCGTAGTCTTCCTTTCGCTTTTGATCCTCAATCTTATGCTCCTTCTTCTCACTTATATACTGAGAAACTGTGAAAGTAGCCGTTATAACACTCATGGAGCCCATTCCTAACATCATGATAGGATTACGTCCAGAAAGAACACTTGTAACCCCCGTCGCAGCAAGCATACCAAGCGGCGGAACAATTGCTCTTAAAATTCCATTTTTACTTGGCTTTTGAGCTTCTCCGATTTTCTGAATCTTAAATTTATCAGAAGGAGGCTCTAAACGAAGCCGCGGACTACGTCTGTATTTAGGAAAATCCTTTGGAAATTCAACCGCGGGAAGCTGTCTTAAAAAGCTCTCCTGGTTAAAAACAACAGTTTCTGAAAATGTAGTTAATTTCCATTGTTCTTTACGCTTTTCAAGCAAAAAATCATGGGTTAATATTTGATCCCCTATTTGAACTCCTTTAACATAATGATGCCCCTTGATTGGAGCATTGTTGAAATAAACAAATTCTTCATTGTCATCAATTATAAAGGTGTCCTCGTGAATGACCACTTGCGCATTTCCTTGGGTTTGTATACTTGCAATTGTGTCTGATCCCAGAACAAAATAATCCTCTTTGTTAATTAAGAAAAACATTGTCTCAGCAGTTTGCGGAGAAACTACTAAGACTTCAAGTTCTCCCACTTTAGAGTATCCTGTAGTAACGGTCGTACCATTGATAAACAGTGTACCACCAATCACACCAAAGAGTGACCCTTCATACCTAATAGACGGACGTTCCTCTGACAAACTAATGGTATGGAGCTTCTCTCCTAAAAGATAAATTACAAAGAAGAGCTGGCTCGCATCAAGTCTATTATCAATAAAGAAATTTTGTTCTTTTATCTCTTCTCCGATTTCAAAACCTTTACTGCTCATAAGTACCTCCTATTTTCCAAGATTTTTTGTTAGCTCCTGAATTTTCTTATTGTACTCATCCAAAAGTTGTTGTTTCTTCGCACCATCCATTGTGGTATTAAGCTTGGTCGTCTCGTAAAGATTAGTATATGCTAATAATGTCAACTGAACATCACCTAAATTTTGTGCAAGGTTCAAGGCTTGTTTAAAATCTCCACGACCACTATAAACCCAGTAATTTAAGGTATTATCATCCGATTTGGTTGAAATATTATTTAATATAGCTTGTTTCTGCGTCGTTGTTAAATCTGATAAATTGACAGAACTTACAGCTAGTATATAACGTGCTGATTTTGGCAGTTTACTAGGAGAATAGTTTTGCAAATCGGTCTGCGTTTTGTCATAGTTATTTGTCAAGAAATCAGTCTGCGCAGTAATAATTGCATTTTGCTTTTGACTGTTACTGTAATAATAGTAAGTAAACCAACCTAAAACAAGTGCAAGAATAATCGCCAAAGTTCCAAAGTATTTAAAGAAACGATAGCGTCCCTTGGATACAAAAGCGATATTTCGATTGATTTTTTCTGTTTCTTTTTGTAACTCCTCATCAATAAATTCAGCTATTTCCTGGGTGCTCTCAAAACTATTAATGGTTTGACTGAACTTATCATTCATTGCCAGGGAGCCAGAAACAAGTGACTCAAATGGTACTTTAGAATTAAATATGTAAAAAATAAGGGCTTTATACGATTTTAAAAAGTCCACTGGAGTCATATCAAATGGGGCAAGAAGCTTATGCAAACCAAAATGAACAACAAATAGTGTTTCTCCCATCAATAGTATATTTTCTGGATGAAGAAAAGGAATTTTGAATTGATTTTCCAGACCAGAAAGTGTAGCAAGTTTTTGTGCCAATTTTAATCTTTCAAGACGCGTCTTTGCAAGTCGAGTAGCAGATGCAAGACTTTTAGCAGCTTCAGGAACAGGGTAAGAAAGTACCCATGTCTCATTGTCTTCATTGACAATAACTTTGTCAGAAAGTTCTTTAAGTACGGCTTCCTTAAATTGCGTACTTTCTAAGCGTACTTGAAAAAAATCTTTATTTCTTTCAAACTCAAGACTAGTTTTACTGTTAGATATTTTCATTCAAATTCTCCTGCCTTTCTTGTGTGGGAAGAATGCAAAAAACATCCCCACTCCCTATTGGCAATTCTTTTATCAAATCAGTATCATCAACTTTTATGTTTTTATCCTTCAATTTAAGCGTCCAATTTTGGGGCATTACTCCACCCTTAAGCACTTGATGCATGAGTTCTGTAAAACGCCCCATCGTTATTTCTGTGGGAATACAGAAATCCAACTGTTGCCCATTTAACTCAATACTTATATCAATGCGTTCGCTCATTTTTCTTTCTTAACCTCCTTTGGGCATTTTTTTGTCCTAAGAAAATCGCTAAAACAATCAAGGGAACAGCAGCTAGTAAAATGACCCAATACCATATCATCGTTTTAGAATCACTTGTGCTCGTACTAGATGCAATGACTTGAGGCTTGTAATTGACAAAGAGTTGTTCTACAACCTTTTTTGTGTTTGCATTGTAGAGTGTATTTATTGCCTGCTTTGAGAAATCAAGTGTCTCTCTTTGTTTTGGAACATTATCATGAGCCTGCTCTTTTGCGAGCTTGTCAATTGTAGGTGTAAAAAGCTGGCTTCGTATTGAAAAGTCACTTGTTGTTCCAACGCCTCCATCTGAATTGGTAATCACATTAGGATTAAGCTGGAGGCTTCCATTATCAACTGCAAAACACTTAGGGCTGGCCAAAAATACTATCCCCAAAACCATACAGATGAATAGTAATAGTCCACTTTTTAACAAAAGATGCCACCAAAAGTAGCATCTTGCTTTATTAGAAACCGAAGCTTTGAGCATCTTGTGCATCACGTTCAGCAACAGTATCTGCGTATTTGTTCAATTGTTGATTTACGCTCTCAAGAAGGTTTTCAAACTGAACAACAGTTTGATGAAGTTGATTGTATTGTTCCAAATACGCTTGGAAGGCTTGTCCTTTCCATTCCTCAGCGATTGTGCTATTCATTGAATTTACTTTTTGAATTGCTTGATCGATTTCTTCTTTAGATTGAATATAAACCTGAGCTTGAGATTTTAACTCTTCAGGTGTTACAGATATTTGAGCCATAATAACTCCTCCTTATATATATCTTTGGTATTGTTTGCTACAGTTAAATACGAAATTTAATACCATTCGTATTCATTACCAAACTTTTCCCATTGCAGATTTATTATATTACTCTCATCTTCGACTGTCAATGGTTTATTTCAAGGGTTTTCAACAGTTTACATCTTATTGATAATTATAACGAAATAATTAATATTGTCTTTTTGTGTAAATCCCTAAAAGTTGCTTTACGTATTGTATTATATATAAATATATTAGGTAGAAATTCAGTTACCTTTTACATTTTATATTGGGGCTTTTCACCACATAAAAAAATGCCAAAGCTCTAAAAGCTTTGGCATTAACTCTCTTGGTGCTCCAGATAGGATTTGAACCTACGACCAACTGATTACGAATCAGCTGCGCTACCAACTGCGCTACAGGAGCATACTTACGAAATATATTTTACTACATTAATCCCTTTTACACAACTTTTTATGAAAAAAATTGAAGTTCTAACATTGTAATTTTTATTTCTGATGAAATGCTACTAAAACTTTTTATATTTTTTGAAAAAGTAAATTTATCCCACAATCGCTTTGAATACCTCCTAAAATCTTAATATTTAAAATCCTTTTTGATTTTGACTTTCTTTGACTTTCGTACTATCATATACTTGTAAGGTGAAGAGAAGAAAAACTTCAAACATTCAGTATTTTCTAAAAATATTTTGATTCAATTCGCTTTGCACCTTTAATGTATACATTGAATAAAAAATTAAAATAAGCTAATAACTAAAAAATATTTAATATTAGGAGGTTTTAATTATGTTTGGAATGGTTCCTTTTAGAAGAAATAATAATGGTTTAATGAGAAGAGAGGATTTTTTCGATAAGATGTTTGATAACTTTTTCTCAGATGACTTTTTCCCTACTACTACATTCAATGGAAATGCAGGCTTCAAAGTAGATATAAAAGAAGATGATGATAAATATACAGTTGCAGCAGATTTACCTGGTGTTAAAAAAGATAACATTGAGCTTCAATACGAAAACAACTATTTAACTATAAATGCAAAAAGAGATGACATTGTTGAGACTAAAGATGATAACAATAATTTTGTAAGACGTGAAAGAAGTTATGGAGAACTTAGACGAAGCTTTTATGTAGATAATATTGATGACTCAAAAATTGATGCATCTTTTCTTGATGGAGTTCTTAGAATAACTTTACCTAAGAAGGTTAAGGGAAAAGATAATGGAAGAAGAATTGATATCCACTAAGTAAAAAAGTTATACACTGTTGATAACTTTCTTCCCCCTACTTATCCACAGTAGTATGATTTTTATATTAACAATGTTAATAACTATAAAATATAAAAAACAACTTGTGTTATCCACAAGTTGTTTTTTATTATTCTTGATGAATTACATCTAACCTACCAAACTTACTGTACTGACCAAGCCAAGCAAGATTAACAGTTCCTGTAGGACCATTTCTCTGTTTTGCTATTATGCATTCTGCAACATTCTTTTGTTCAGTTTCCTTATTGTAATATTCATCTCTATAAAGGAACATAACAAGATCGGCATCCTGCTCTATAGAACCAGATTCTCTTAAGTCCGAAAGCATAGGTCTGTGATCATTTCTTTGCTCAGGAGCACGCGATAACTGTGAAAGAGCAATAACTGGACACCCTATCTCCTTTGCAAGTGCCTTTATAGATCTTGATATCTCAGATACCTCTTGCTGTCTGCTTTCTCCATTTCCACTCATAAGCTGCAAGTAGTCAATTACTATAAGATCTATACCATGCTCTATTTTTAATCTTCTGCATTTAGACCTCATTTCCATTACGCTAACTCCAGCAGTATCATCAATAAAAATCTTGGCATCTGCAAGCGGTCCTGATGCTCTAGCAATATTATCCCAATCTTCATCTTCAAGATTTCCTGTTCTAAGCTTTAACATATCAACATTAGCTTCTGAGCATAGTAACTTGTATGCAAGCTGCTCCTTTGACATTTCTAGAGAAAATATTACTACGCTCTTGCCTGCCCTTAATGCTGCATACTCTGCTATATTAAGAGCAAATGTAGTTTTTCCCATTGAAGGTCTTGCTGCAATAAGAACCATATCTCCCTTTTGAAATCCTGATGTTTTATCATCTAATTCAGGAAAACCAGACGGAATCCCTGTTATTTCCCCTTTGTTGTTATAAAGTTTCTCTATCTGTTCAAAACCACGCTCAAG is from Clostridium acetobutylicum ATCC 824 and encodes:
- the essA gene encoding type VII secretion protein EssA, whose protein sequence is MLKASVSNKARCYFWWHLLLKSGLLLFICMVLGIVFLASPKCFAVDNGSLQLNPNVITNSDGGVGTTSDFSIRSQLFTPTIDKLAKEQAHDNVPKQRETLDFSKQAINTLYNANTKKVVEQLFVNYKPQVIASSTSTSDSKTMIWYWVILLAAVPLIVLAIFLGQKNAQRRLRKKNERTH
- a CDS encoding EsaB/YukD family protein, with the protein product MSERIDISIELNGQQLDFCIPTEITMGRFTELMHQVLKGGVMPQNWTLKLKDKNIKVDDTDLIKELPIGSGDVFCILPTQERQENLNENI
- the essC gene encoding type VII secretion protein EssC translates to MSSKGFEIGEEIKEQNFFIDNRLDASQLFFVIYLLGEKLHTISLSEERPSIRYEGSLFGVIGGTLFINGTTVTTGYSKVGELEVLVVSPQTAETMFFLINKEDYFVLGSDTIASIQTQGNAQVVIHEDTFIIDDNEEFVYFNNAPIKGHHYVKGVQIGDQILTHDFLLEKRKEQWKLTTFSETVVFNQESFLRQLPAVEFPKDFPKYRRSPRLRLEPPSDKFKIQKIGEAQKPSKNGILRAIVPPLGMLAATGVTSVLSGRNPIMMLGMGSMSVITATFTVSQYISEKKEHKIEDQKRKEDYEQYLIKAVAEISDKYDEETEVLHFRNPSPEKLAEMIETYNSRIYERMASDKDFLVVTLGTGNQASNLSVDSDINDRDNDEKSLRVKHLVEHFSTQREVPITLNLSTQTLGLVGTYPVLKTAVANLLLQVAFFHSYRDVNFLSLVPEKSYRKDWIQWRLLPHFKIQELNMRGIVHNAHTRDLLLNSFYQILNKRKQVLKDAGKEKPKFVPHYIFTIFDDSYLSGHGINEFLAEDMSELGVTVIWCKEDQKLLTETVTALVEYKNQSAGEIINDNKIYVAKSFEPYGDVPLLEKSLRKLTNLEHVEVEKNAIPESLSLLDQYEVKKVEELDIQERWASAEPNKSIKSLIGWRGKSEYMYWDLHERVHGPHALVGGTTGSGKSEFLTTYLIGLAINFSPEDIGMLIIDWKGGGIANTLDKLPHFMGSITNLDGAGTARALASIKAEMDKRMKEFAKFGVNNINGYMSLYKSRLNPKPDTKYPEKPIPHLILVSDEFAELKSNVPEFLDELTSVARIGRSLGVHLILATQKPSGVVNDQIEANSTSKIALKMASEQDSNELLKTHDAAHITQPGRGYIKVGENEVYELFQSGYAGVPYDPDDTTVETVDERIYQINGIGQTELVYDPGEEVVQGHDTSDLPTQLEAVISEVNRVFEASNLTLPAKPWLPNLESKIPTPEVTQTAELNTKIPLGLLDIPSKQTQENYTFDITDSSHTAIFSSPGYGKSTVLQTIVMNLARQNTPEQIQFNLIDFGNNGLLPLKELPHVADIVMLEEVEKLQKMMERISSILFYRKSLFKKVGVASLSQYEAKTKEKLPIIITILDSYDGLGQQDRRKEDIDNLLIQLLREGAALGLYLIMTVGRVGAVRMSMMSNIKTKMVLYLNDESEVVAVMGRERVTQEEIVGRGQVMLDIPTAIQFYLPTHDGNDVKLLEAIENDVIKMDKAWTGKRPKKIPMTPEELSLEIFEEYSEVMQWQREQKIPMGMSYQTTEILGIVPSAQPYFLFAPMDDDQMLLFQALLLKQIAKIKTGVLLVDFNESFEEVLAHHSLTENVTLITDKNDAKDVIAGMVGYVKLAKKHENGEPMLLVISNLQDFIQKTNLPASDFVLALKNVYKAGLDVLIFAPHEYIAKSFDEVPKAIRQLKFTGMIGSRAYDTPLIKGTSSSREPELSIQDAYFVLRGGSSFDKMKLPELTKGENND
- the essB gene encoding type VII secretion protein EssB, which codes for MKISNSKTSLEFERNKDFFQVRLESTQFKEAVLKELSDKVIVNEDNETWVLSYPVPEAAKSLASATRLAKTRLERLKLAQKLATLSGLENQFKIPFLHPENILLMGETLFVVHFGLHKLLAPFDMTPVDFLKSYKALIFYIFNSKVPFESLVSGSLAMNDKFSQTINSFESTQEIAEFIDEELQKETEKINRNIAFVSKGRYRFFKYFGTLAIILALVLGWFTYYYYSNSQKQNAIITAQTDFLTNNYDKTQTDLQNYSPSKLPKSARYILAVSSVNLSDLTTTQKQAILNNISTKSDDNTLNYWVYSGRGDFKQALNLAQNLGDVQLTLLAYTNLYETTKLNTTMDGAKKQQLLDEYNKKIQELTKNLGK
- the hsp18 gene encoding heat shock protein Hsp18, translating into MFGMVPFRRNNNGLMRREDFFDKMFDNFFSDDFFPTTTFNGNAGFKVDIKEDDDKYTVAADLPGVKKDNIELQYENNYLTINAKRDDIVETKDDNNNFVRRERSYGELRRSFYVDNIDDSKIDASFLDGVLRITLPKKVKGKDNGRRIDIH
- a CDS encoding replicative DNA helicase: MEAPLRAMPQNLEAEQSVLGSMISDKNCIAQAAESLRGEDFYRQNHQIIFNAMLELFQKDIPVDLITLLEHLKSTDKLEASGGITYVTQIRDSIASTANIQSYIKIVKDKAVLRKLIKSSTDIIEESYSKQDDVEKVLDSAEKRIFDIAENKVTSDFEAMNVVLERGFEQIEKLYNNKGEITGIPSGFPELDDKTSGFQKGDMVLIAARPSMGKTTFALNIAEYAALRAGKSVVIFSLEMSKEQLAYKLLCSEANVDMLKLRTGNLEDEDWDNIARASGPLADAKIFIDDTAGVSVMEMRSKCRRLKIEHGIDLIVIDYLQLMSGNGESRQQEVSEISRSIKALAKEIGCPVIALSQLSRAPEQRNDHRPMLSDLRESGSIEQDADLVMFLYRDEYYNKETEQKNVAECIIAKQRNGPTGTVNLAWLGQYSKFGRLDVIHQE
- a CDS encoding WXG100 family type VII secretion target yields the protein MAQISVTPEELKSQAQVYIQSKEEIDQAIQKVNSMNSTIAEEWKGQAFQAYLEQYNQLHQTVVQFENLLESVNQQLNKYADTVAERDAQDAQSFGF